The sequence ACGACATCATCACCTCGTACAACCACTTCATCCATCAGACGGTGAAGATGGGCCGCAAGGGGATGCGCATCGTCATCGACGCCGGCAACGGCACGGGCGGCGCCGTCGCGGTGCCGCTGTTCCAGGCCATGGGCTTCGACGTGGTGCCCCTCTTCTGCGAGATGGACGCGACGTTCCCCAACCACCACCCGGACCCGACGGTGGTGGAGAACCTCGAGGACCTCATCGAGGCGGTGAAGCGCGAGAAGGCCGAGGTGGGCATTGCCTACGACGGCGACACGGACCGCATCGGCGTCATCGACGACCAGGGCAACATCCTCTGGGGTGACCAGATCATGGTGCTCTTCAGCCGCTACGTGCTGAAGGAGAGCCCGGGCGCAGCCATCGTCGGCGAGGTGAAGTGCAGCTACACGCTGTACGACGACATCGCGAAGCACGGCGGCAAGCCCGTGATGTGGAAGGCGGGCCACTCGCTCATCAAGTCGAAGATGAAGGAGGAGCACGCGGAGCTGGCCGGCGAGATGAGCGGCCACATCTTCTTCAAGAACCGCTACTTCGGCTTCGACGACGCCATCTACTCCACGGCGCGCCTGCTCGAAATCCTCACCAACGAGCCCAAGCCGCTGTCGCAGCTGCTCTCCGACGTGCCGAAGACGTACGCCAGCCCGGAGCTGCGCTTCGACACGAAGGAGGAGAAGAAGTTCGAGATGGTGAAGCGCGCCACGGAGACGCTGCGCGCGGCGGGCCACAAAATCATCGACGTGGACGGCGTGCGCGTGACGTTCCCCGACGGCTGGGGCCTCATCCGCGCCTCCAACACGCAGCCCATCCTGGTGCTGCGCTTCGAGGCCAACACGCCGGAGCGCCTGAAGGAAATCCAGGCGCTCATCGAGGGCACGGTGGCCAAGGTGCAGAAGGAAGTGGGGGGCTAGACGATGACGGCCCCGCGCATCCTCGCCGTGAGCGGAAGCCTCCGGACCGGGGGCTTCAACCGCAAGCTGCTCGACCTCGCCGTCCAGCACGCCCGTTCGCTCGGGGCGGAGGTGGACGTGGTGGACCTGAAGGTGCTCAACCTGCCCTTCTACGACGGAGACGTGGAGGCGGCGGGTCTGCCGGCTCCCGTCACCGAGTTGCGTGAGCGGCTGGGCAAGGCGCAGGGGCTCATCATCGCCAGCCCGGAGTACAACTCGTCCATTCCGGGCGGGTTGAAGAACGCCATCGACTGGGTGTCGCGTCCGCCGGGGCGGCTGTTCCAGGAGAAGTGGGTGGCGATGCTGGGAGCCTCGCCGGGGCCCTTCGGCACGGCGCGCATGCAGCCGCACCTGCGGCAGGTGCTGTCAGCCGTGGGGACGCACGTGCTCCCCGTGCAGGTGCACGTGGCGAAGGCCGGAGAGGCCTTCTCGCCGGAGGGGAAGCTGAAGGACGAGGCGAAGCAGAAGGAAGTGGAGACGGTGGTCTCGGCGTTGGTTGCCAGGCTGAAGGGCTGAGAAAGGAACGTTTCCGATGCCGACGCTGGGAATCGACCTGGGAGGGACCTTCGCTCGCGCCGCCGTGGTGGACGCGGGCGGGAAGATTCTCGCTTCGTCGAAGGTGGCGCTGGCGGAGCGCAGTCCGGCCGGGGTGGTGGAGACCATCGCCCAGGCCGCGGCCTCCGCGGTGAAGTCCGCCGGAGTGCCGGTGGGTGCCTG comes from Pyxidicoccus parkwaysis and encodes:
- a CDS encoding phosphomannomutase/phosphoglucomutase; the encoded protein is MNTHIFREYDIRGLVDKDLTAEVVELLGKGLGTIIRRQGGRSIVVGRDCRESSTRFRDSLCAGLTSTGLNVLDVGVVPTPLTYFAANTLPVDGLAMITGSHNPPEYNGFKIGAGKTTFHSHEIQALRKLIEAKDFEVGTKKGRVEPYDIITSYNHFIHQTVKMGRKGMRIVIDAGNGTGGAVAVPLFQAMGFDVVPLFCEMDATFPNHHPDPTVVENLEDLIEAVKREKAEVGIAYDGDTDRIGVIDDQGNILWGDQIMVLFSRYVLKESPGAAIVGEVKCSYTLYDDIAKHGGKPVMWKAGHSLIKSKMKEEHAELAGEMSGHIFFKNRYFGFDDAIYSTARLLEILTNEPKPLSQLLSDVPKTYASPELRFDTKEEKKFEMVKRATETLRAAGHKIIDVDGVRVTFPDGWGLIRASNTQPILVLRFEANTPERLKEIQALIEGTVAKVQKEVGG
- a CDS encoding NADPH-dependent FMN reductase; translated protein: MTAPRILAVSGSLRTGGFNRKLLDLAVQHARSLGAEVDVVDLKVLNLPFYDGDVEAAGLPAPVTELRERLGKAQGLIIASPEYNSSIPGGLKNAIDWVSRPPGRLFQEKWVAMLGASPGPFGTARMQPHLRQVLSAVGTHVLPVQVHVAKAGEAFSPEGKLKDEAKQKEVETVVSALVARLKG